One region of Streptomyces sp. NBC_00442 genomic DNA includes:
- a CDS encoding acyltransferase family protein has translation MSNTLPRVRTTTGHRPHPPTDAHTPVAAPVSRLGALDGLRLVAALMVALYHYGGRSGDISKGWGASPKKLFPTAHEWFSYGCLGVQIFFVISGFVICMSGWGRPLRSFFASRVSRLYPAYWAALIIVTAVFALPWVVYRTVTPSEFVVNLTMLQMPVGVHRVLGVCWTLWAELRFYALFAVCVVLPGATRRRVVLFCAGWTLAAALTATTKVPFLDAVFMPQYASFFIGGMGLYLLHRNRRDVTAWGIVAVSWAIGQHWAVAGLWHKPNPAAFSNRHASVIIVIVTLGFVLVGAIALGHLRWANRRWLTVAGALTYPFYLVHEHLGWVVVGVLHRGLHIPAPVTFALTIAAMLFLAWLLNRYVERRATPLLRGALARRPVTPR, from the coding sequence GCCGCACCCGCCGACGGACGCGCACACCCCGGTCGCGGCCCCCGTCTCCCGGCTCGGCGCACTCGACGGCCTGCGCCTCGTCGCCGCCCTGATGGTGGCGCTCTACCACTACGGCGGGCGCTCCGGCGACATCAGCAAGGGCTGGGGCGCCTCGCCCAAGAAGCTGTTCCCCACCGCCCACGAGTGGTTCTCGTACGGCTGCCTCGGGGTGCAGATCTTCTTCGTCATCAGCGGCTTCGTCATCTGCATGAGCGGCTGGGGGCGCCCGCTGCGGTCCTTCTTCGCCTCGCGCGTCTCGCGGCTCTACCCGGCGTACTGGGCGGCGCTGATCATCGTGACCGCGGTGTTCGCGCTGCCCTGGGTGGTCTACAGGACGGTCACGCCCAGCGAGTTCGTGGTGAACCTGACCATGCTCCAGATGCCGGTCGGCGTGCACCGGGTGCTCGGGGTGTGCTGGACGCTCTGGGCCGAGCTGCGCTTCTACGCGCTGTTCGCCGTCTGCGTGGTGCTGCCCGGCGCGACCCGGCGGCGCGTCGTGCTGTTCTGCGCGGGCTGGACCCTGGCCGCCGCGCTCACCGCGACGACGAAAGTCCCGTTCCTGGATGCCGTGTTCATGCCCCAGTACGCGTCCTTCTTCATCGGCGGCATGGGCCTGTACCTGCTCCACCGCAACCGGCGCGACGTGACCGCGTGGGGCATCGTCGCCGTCAGTTGGGCCATCGGCCAGCACTGGGCGGTCGCGGGCCTGTGGCACAAGCCCAATCCGGCGGCCTTCTCCAACCGGCACGCCTCGGTGATCATCGTCATCGTCACGCTGGGCTTCGTGCTGGTCGGCGCGATCGCGCTCGGCCACCTGCGCTGGGCGAACCGGCGTTGGCTCACCGTGGCGGGCGCCCTCACCTACCCGTTCTACCTGGTCCACGAGCATCTGGGCTGGGTCGTCGTCGGCGTGCTCCACCGCGGCCTGCACATCCCCGCGCCGGTCACCTTCGCCCTCACCATCGCGGCGATGCTGTTCCTGGCGTGGCTGCTGAACCGCTACGTGGAACGCCGGGCGACGCCGCTGCTGCGCGGGGCGCTCGCGCGGCGGCCGGTCACACCCCGCTGA
- the leuE gene encoding leucine efflux protein LeuE, whose product MLGVTDLPTYLAGLVLIILLPGPNSLYVLSVAARRGVRDGYAAAAGVFTGDTVLMTLSAVGAASLLQTTPLLFAVVKYAGAGYLTWMAIGMLRQAVAMWRSRHDKTQERAATQEVAGERPYRRALMLSLFNPKAILFMISFFVQFVRPDYAYPALSFLLLGALLQLGSFLYLSTLIFSGTRLAAAFRRRKRLSAGASSAAGVLFLGFAVKLSLSGV is encoded by the coding sequence ATGCTGGGTGTGACCGATCTTCCGACCTATCTCGCCGGCCTCGTGCTGATCATTCTGCTGCCGGGGCCCAACTCGCTGTACGTGCTGTCCGTCGCCGCCCGGCGCGGGGTGCGGGACGGCTACGCTGCCGCCGCCGGTGTCTTCACCGGCGACACGGTGCTCATGACGCTCTCCGCGGTCGGCGCGGCCTCGCTGTTGCAGACGACGCCGCTGCTGTTCGCCGTCGTCAAGTACGCGGGCGCGGGCTATCTGACCTGGATGGCGATAGGCATGCTGCGGCAGGCGGTGGCGATGTGGCGCTCGCGGCACGACAAGACGCAGGAGCGGGCGGCCACCCAGGAGGTGGCGGGCGAGCGGCCCTACCGGCGGGCGCTGATGCTGAGCCTGTTCAACCCGAAGGCGATCCTCTTCATGATCTCGTTCTTCGTGCAGTTCGTGCGGCCCGACTACGCCTACCCCGCCCTGTCGTTCCTGCTGCTCGGCGCGCTGCTCCAGCTCGGCAGCTTCCTCTACCTGTCGACGCTCATCTTCAGCGGCACGCGCCTCGCGGCCGCGTTCCGTCGCCGCAAGCGGCTCTCGGCGGGCGCCTCGTCGGCGGCGGGTGTGCTCTTCCTCGGCTTCGCGGTGAAGCTGTCGCTCAGCGGGGTGTGA
- a CDS encoding Uma2 family endonuclease translates to MAVTLCEMTIGEAADRLSEALPGHRVEVLKGSIMVTPPPDGPHQEILDEIAFRFRQAGGRKGGLKSLQGIGLWLGTGPDDFAQPDWAITSLPTGSTAQC, encoded by the coding sequence GTGGCCGTAACACTGTGCGAGATGACGATCGGGGAAGCAGCCGACCGTCTCTCCGAGGCGCTGCCCGGACATCGTGTGGAGGTCCTCAAGGGGAGCATCATGGTGACACCACCGCCGGATGGCCCGCATCAAGAGATTCTGGACGAAATCGCCTTCCGGTTTCGGCAGGCAGGCGGCAGAAAAGGCGGCCTCAAGTCGCTCCAGGGCATCGGTCTCTGGCTCGGCACGGGTCCCGACGACTTCGCGCAGCCCGACTGGGCCATCACCTCGTTGCCGACCGGAAGCACGGCACAGTGCTGA
- a CDS encoding acyl-CoA mutase large subunit family protein, producing MTRESESGLPIEPVYGPDTLSGWDPAEKLGEPGAYPFTRGVYPSMYTGRPWTMRQYAGFGTAVESNARYKQLIANGTMGLSVAFDLPTQMGHDSDAAIASGEVGKVGVAIDSVDDMRILFGGIPLDKVSTSMTINAPAALLLLMYQLVGEEQGVAADQLTGTIQNDVLKEYIARGTYIFPPKPSLRLIADIFKYCRAEIPRWNTISISGYHMAEAGASPAQEIAFTLADGIEYVRTAVAAGMDVDDFAPRLSFFFVSRTTILEEVAKFRAARRIWARVMRDEFGAKNPKSLMLRFHTQTAGVQLTAQQPEVNLVRVAVQGLAAVLGGTQSLHTNSFDEAIALPTDKSARLALRTQQVLAYETDVTATVDPFAGSYVVERMTDEVEAAALGLMERVEDLGGAVDAIEHGFQKGEIERSAYRIAQETDSGERVVVGVNRFQVETEDPYEPLRVDPAIEAQQAARLAALRAERDQPAVDAALAGLKKAAAGEDNVLYPMKDALKARATVGEVCDALREVWGTYVPTDAF from the coding sequence ATGACGCGCGAGTCCGAATCCGGTCTGCCCATCGAGCCGGTCTACGGGCCGGACACCCTCTCCGGCTGGGACCCCGCCGAGAAGCTCGGCGAGCCCGGCGCGTACCCCTTCACCCGCGGCGTGTACCCGTCGATGTACACCGGCCGCCCGTGGACCATGCGGCAGTACGCGGGCTTCGGCACCGCCGTCGAGTCCAACGCCCGCTACAAACAGCTGATCGCCAACGGCACCATGGGTCTCTCGGTCGCCTTCGACCTGCCGACCCAGATGGGCCACGACTCCGACGCCGCGATCGCCTCCGGCGAGGTGGGCAAGGTGGGCGTGGCCATCGACTCCGTCGACGACATGCGCATCCTGTTCGGCGGGATCCCGCTCGACAAGGTGTCGACGTCGATGACGATCAACGCCCCGGCGGCGCTGCTGCTCCTGATGTACCAACTGGTCGGCGAGGAACAGGGAGTTGCCGCCGACCAGCTGACGGGCACGATCCAGAACGACGTGCTGAAGGAGTACATCGCGCGCGGCACCTACATCTTCCCGCCGAAGCCCTCGCTGCGGCTGATCGCCGACATCTTCAAGTACTGCAGGGCCGAGATCCCCAGGTGGAACACCATCTCGATCTCCGGCTACCACATGGCCGAGGCCGGCGCCTCGCCCGCGCAGGAGATCGCGTTCACCCTGGCCGACGGCATCGAGTACGTACGGACCGCGGTCGCGGCCGGCATGGACGTCGACGACTTCGCCCCGCGCCTGTCCTTCTTCTTCGTCTCCCGCACGACGATCCTCGAAGAGGTCGCCAAGTTCCGTGCCGCGCGCCGCATTTGGGCCCGCGTGATGCGGGACGAGTTCGGCGCGAAGAACCCCAAGTCGCTCATGCTGCGCTTCCACACGCAGACCGCGGGCGTGCAGCTCACCGCCCAGCAGCCCGAGGTCAACCTGGTCCGCGTCGCCGTGCAGGGCCTCGCGGCCGTCCTCGGCGGCACCCAGTCGCTGCACACCAACTCCTTCGACGAGGCGATCGCCCTGCCGACGGACAAGAGCGCCCGGCTCGCCCTGCGCACCCAGCAGGTCCTCGCGTACGAGACCGACGTGACCGCCACCGTCGACCCCTTCGCCGGGTCGTACGTGGTCGAGAGGATGACGGACGAGGTGGAGGCGGCGGCCCTCGGCCTCATGGAGCGTGTGGAGGACCTGGGCGGCGCGGTCGACGCGATCGAGCACGGCTTCCAGAAGGGTGAGATCGAGCGCTCCGCCTACCGCATCGCCCAGGAGACCGACTCCGGCGAGCGCGTCGTGGTCGGCGTCAACCGCTTCCAGGTCGAGACCGAGGACCCGTACGAGCCGCTCCGCGTCGACCCGGCCATCGAGGCCCAGCAGGCGGCCCGCCTCGCCGCCCTGCGCGCCGAACGCGACCAGCCGGCGGTGGACGCGGCCCTGGCCGGGCTGAAGAAGGCGGCGGCGGGCGAGGACAACGTCCTGTACCCGATGAAGGACGCGCTGAAGGCCCGCGCCACGGTGGGCGAGGTCTGTGACGCGCTCCGGGAGGTGTGGGGGACGTACGTGCCGACGGACGCGTTCTGA